The nucleotide sequence TGGATCCCGGCTGCGCGGCGCAGAACCGCCGCAGCTTGGCTTCCTTGAAGATGTCGTAGCCGGCGAACACCTCGTCGGCACCTTCGCCGGTCAGCACCACCTTGAGGCCCTGCGCCCGGACGAACTTGGCGAGCAGGAACAGCGGCGCCGGGCCGGTGCGCACCAGCGGCTGCTCGACGTGGGCGACGATGTCGGGGAAGCAGCGTGCGATGTCGGCCTCGGTCGCCAGCACGGTGTGGTGGTCGGTGCCGAGCGCCTCGGCCATCGCCAGCTGGAACACGCGCTCGTCGAATTCGGCGTCCTCGAACGCCAGCGAATAGGTCCGCAGCCGGTCGGGTGCCAGCCGCTTCATGATGGCGGTGATGATGGAGGAATCGAGCCCGCCGCTGAGATAGGCGCCGACCGGCACGTCGGCGCGAAGGCGGATCCGTGTGGCGTCGAACAGCAGCGCCCGGAGTTCGTCGGCGATGTCGCGCGGATCGCGCCGGTCGAGCCCGCCGGGGTCGTGGGCGTCGGGAAACGACAGCCGCCAATACGGCTCGACCCGCACCCGCTCGCCCTCGGCGAGCAGGATGTGGCCGGGCGGCAGTTCGGAGATGTCCTTGAAGATGGTGCGCGGCGCCAGCGGGAACCAGAACGTCAGGGTCTGGTCGAGCGCGATCGGGTCGATGGCGGCCGTCATGCCGGGCACCGCCAGCAGCGACTTGATCTCGGAGCCGAAATAGAGGCAGCCGCCGCGCGTGGCATAGAACAGCGGCCGCACTCCGGCGCGGTCGCGGGCCAGCAGCAGGCGGCGCTGCCGGCCGTCCCACAGCGCGAAGGAAAAGTCGCCGTTGAAGCGCGCGACGCAGGCCGGACCGAAGGCGCGGTAGGCTTCGAGGATGACCTCGGTGTCGGACGCGGTGCGGAAGCGGTGACCGCGCGCGATCAGCTCCGCGCGCAACTCGACGTAATTGAAGATCTCGCCGTTGAACGAGACCCAGAGTTCGCCGTCGCCATCGGCCATCGGCTGGGCGCCGCCGGCAAGATCGATGATGCTGAGCCGTGCGTGTGCGAGGCCGACGCTGTCGCCGACGTGGAGGCCGAGCGCGTCCGGGCCGCGGTGCGCGATGGTCCGGATCATCGACCCGAGCAGCACCGCCGGTGGTGCGGCGGTGTCGGGGTGTCCGTGGAAGCCAGCAAAGCCACACATGGCCTGTTCAGTCCGCGCTGCGTTGGGGACGGCAACCTGTCAGCGATGTTTCACCATCAGGGGTTAAAGCCGCGCGAATCCGTTCAATAAACCGGTAGGTGGCGCCGCGCCGCCAGCAGTCGCCCGCTCGCGAGCGATCCGCGTGGCCGCTCCGAACGCAGCATCGGCAAGGTGGCCGGCCGATCAGGCCTGCGAGAACCATCGCGTTTCCTCGGCCTCGCATCCGGCTTTGCACGCGAAGAGCGCGCCGCGGACTTGCGGGCAAAACCACGATAGCTGAAAAGTTTAGAGTATCGGCTTGGTTCCGTCGCGGCGGAGGGCGCTTTCGCTGACGCGTTCAGGGTATCGACGCGGGCCAATGGTCATCTTCATCCTCCCGACTGCACGGATTTCGCACCCAAAGACGCGCCGAATGACGATTTGTTCTGCCGTTCCGCGCCGTTCCATGGCACGCAGCGGAAGATCGGCGTTTCGTTATGTGTATGATTTTGTTTGCTTAAATGGTGCTGCCGCACAGGATTGAACTGTGGACCTCTCCCTTACCAAGGGAGTGCTCTACCACTGAGCTACGGCAGCGGGCGCCGACGCAACGTGTCGCGCGTCGTGTTTGCCCCTACTGCCACAAGGCACCGGGCGGTGCAAGCAACTCCGGCCCGGTTTTCGACCCGAACGCACCGAAACCGGGGAAAGCGCGGTGGATCATTGGGGCGGTGGCGGCTTGAGGGCCGGCGCGGCCAGCGCCGGCACGGCGCTGCGGTCGACCTTGCCGTTGGCAAGGCGCGGCAGGCGGTCGAGCGTCGCCAGCCGGCGTGGCCGCGCCCATGGCGGCAGCCGCGCCGCGATCAGCGCCGCCAGTGCCGAATCGGCGTGCAGGCCGGGCGGCCCCTCCACGGCGGCGCAGATAATCGCGCCCCAGCGCGGGTCGGGCAGGCCGAACACCACCGCCTCGCGCACGGCCGGGTGCTCGCGCAGCACCGCCTCCACGGTGCCGGGCACCACCTTTTCGCCGCCGGTGACGATCACCTCGGCGCGGCGGCCCTCGACGTGGAGCCGGCCGGCGTCGTCGAGGGCGCCGAGATCGCCGGTGTCGAAGCGGCCGGCGTCGTCGCGGGGGGCGAGGTCGGGCCGGCCGAGATAGCCAGCGAACAGCCCCTCGCTTTGCAACAGGATACGCCCCGGCGTTCCGGCCGGCAGCGGGCGCCCGGCGTCGTCGGCGATGGTGATGGTGACGCCGGCGAGCGGGTGCCCCGAGCCTGGCCTGAGCTGTCCGGCCTCCGCCGGCGATTCGCAAGTGGCGGCGGCGCAGCTCTCGGTCAGGCCGTAGCTTGCCACCGCCGGCACGCCGGCCTCGGCCAGGGCGCGGCGCAGCGCCGCCGGCGCCGCCTGTCCGCCGAGCATGATCAGGCTGAGGCGCCGAAGCTGGTCGCCGTCGCCGGCCGCGAGCAGGCGGTCGGCGATCGCCGGCACCGCGGACAGCCGGGTGCCGCCGTCGCGGGCGATGGCGGTGAACACTGCTGCTTCGGAAAATCGCGGCACCAGCACGATGGGCCTGCGGGCGCAAACGCAGCGGCTGATCACCGACAGGCCGCCGACGTGCGACAGCGGCAGCGTCAGGATCCAGCGATCGTCGGGGCCGAACGGCAGGCGCCGGTTGAGCGCGGCAGCAGCGGCGAGCACAGCGCGATGGGGCAGCCGGGCGATCTTCGGCGTGCCGGAGGAGCCGGAGGTGGCGACCAGGAACAGGTCCGGCACGGGCATACCTACCGCCGCGGTCGCCGCGGGCGGGCGGGCGCCATCCACCGCCGCGGCCACCGTCAGGCGGCGGGCGTCCGCGGCAGCAGCCAGCCGCGCCGCGTCGGGCTCCGGCAGCGCCGGGTGCAGCGGCACCAGCGGGATGCCGGCGCTGGCGTGGGCGAGCAGCACGACGACGTCGTCGCGGTCCGGGCGCAGCGCCAGCGCGTTCGGGCGCGGCGGGCCGCCGTCCGGCTCCGCCAGGGCGCGCAGGCCGGCGGCGACGGCGGCCACCCGCTCGGCGAGTTCGGCCCAGGTCAGTGTGCCGGCGTCACCGACCAGCGCCGGCCGGCCGGGGGCCTCGCGTGCGGCGTCGCGCAGCGCGTCGCCGAGCGTGGCCGGCGCGGCGGTCATGATCTTGTCTCGACGGTGGCCTCGGGCAGATCGAGCCCGGCCGCGGTCGGCGCGGCGAGAACGGGGCCATTCGGCCAGCGGCGGGACAGGCCGGGGTGAGGGGCGAGGCCGCATGGCAAAGGCGGCGCCGGCAGCGCCGCGGCCAGCGCCCTTGCGGCGGCAAAGCCGAGGTCGCCGTCGAAAGCATGGGTCACGATCACGCCGAGCCCGCGGGCGTTGGCGGCGTCCGCCAGATCGAGGCAGCGGGCGAGGCCGAGCGTTGCGGGCTTCAGCACCAGCGCCGCCGGGCCGCGGCCGGGCGGCCGCGCCAGCAAGGCGGCGGCGAGCGCCGGGTCGGCCAGCGATTCGTCCGCCGCCCACGGCAGCGGCAGCGTACGCAGGGCGGGGGCGGGGCAGGGCTCCTCGACCAGCTCGATGCCGAAGCCCGCCAGCGCGGCGAGCCGCGCCGCGACTTCGGCGGGGGGCAGCGCGCCGTTGGCGTCGAGCCGCAGCCGCACCGCGCCGGGCCGGCTCGCCGCGT is from Blastochloris viridis and encodes:
- the asnB gene encoding asparagine synthase (glutamine-hydrolyzing), giving the protein MCGFAGFHGHPDTAAPPAVLLGSMIRTIAHRGPDALGLHVGDSVGLAHARLSIIDLAGGAQPMADGDGELWVSFNGEIFNYVELRAELIARGHRFRTASDTEVILEAYRAFGPACVARFNGDFSFALWDGRQRRLLLARDRAGVRPLFYATRGGCLYFGSEIKSLLAVPGMTAAIDPIALDQTLTFWFPLAPRTIFKDISELPPGHILLAEGERVRVEPYWRLSFPDAHDPGGLDRRDPRDIADELRALLFDATRIRLRADVPVGAYLSGGLDSSIITAIMKRLAPDRLRTYSLAFEDAEFDERVFQLAMAEALGTDHHTVLATEADIARCFPDIVAHVEQPLVRTGPAPLFLLAKFVRAQGLKVVLTGEGADEVFAGYDIFKEAKLRRFCAAQPGSKRRLLLLQRLYPYLPRLKTQSQSYREAFFVGGSDDLADPLFSLLPRTRMTQGAKAFYTAELRDRLAGYDALADLRERLPADFPRWHPLSQAQYLEMAFLLPGYILSSQSDRVAMAHAVESRFPFLDPRLIDFAGRLPPQLKLRVLREKHILREATRDLVPAMIADRPKQPYRAPEGRAFVGPAAPPYVTDMLAPATLAKVGLFAPAAVDKLVRKCTGGRLVSARDNLALTAILSTQLLAQRFVRRTSASAEPPQAA
- a CDS encoding class I adenylate-forming enzyme family protein, whose product is MTAAPATLGDALRDAAREAPGRPALVGDAGTLTWAELAERVAAVAAGLRALAEPDGGPPRPNALALRPDRDDVVVLLAHASAGIPLVPLHPALPEPDAARLAAAADARRLTVAAAVDGARPPAATAAVGMPVPDLFLVATSGSSGTPKIARLPHRAVLAAAAALNRRLPFGPDDRWILTLPLSHVGGLSVISRCVCARRPIVLVPRFSEAAVFTAIARDGGTRLSAVPAIADRLLAAGDGDQLRRLSLIMLGGQAAPAALRRALAEAGVPAVASYGLTESCAAATCESPAEAGQLRPGSGHPLAGVTITIADDAGRPLPAGTPGRILLQSEGLFAGYLGRPDLAPRDDAGRFDTGDLGALDDAGRLHVEGRRAEVIVTGGEKVVPGTVEAVLREHPAVREAVVFGLPDPRWGAIICAAVEGPPGLHADSALAALIAARLPPWARPRRLATLDRLPRLANGKVDRSAVPALAAPALKPPPPQ